One Oscillospiraceae bacterium genomic region harbors:
- a CDS encoding GntR family transcriptional regulator, giving the protein MDLLVPQPRPKESNREYACRVLRMNIMTFRLKPGEPLSEIEIAKLFQMSRTPVHEAITTLHNDWLIEIFPQRGTQVSRIDPALVKEGYSTRLLLESALLKDVAGKIGRSQVQELWDCMCHQESLRPRMPDAVDEFIHLDDEFHRLMYYFGGRSHTWLAIRGLVSHYDRLRYLDALDGDCDYDRVTRQHREFCDYLLMGLPDNVQPEVKISEHLTSFRGNLMDKIERYPGYFTIDNVSV; this is encoded by the coding sequence ATGGATCTGCTGGTTCCCCAGCCACGCCCCAAAGAGAGCAACCGCGAGTACGCCTGCCGCGTGCTGCGCATGAATATCATGACATTCCGCTTAAAGCCCGGCGAACCGCTGAGCGAGATCGAGATTGCCAAGCTGTTCCAGATGAGCCGTACCCCGGTGCATGAAGCCATCACCACACTGCACAACGATTGGCTGATCGAGATCTTCCCCCAGCGGGGCACCCAGGTCAGCCGCATCGACCCAGCGCTGGTCAAGGAGGGCTACTCCACCCGTCTGCTGCTGGAAAGTGCATTATTAAAGGATGTGGCTGGTAAGATCGGCCGCAGCCAGGTGCAGGAACTTTGGGATTGCATGTGCCACCAGGAAAGCCTGCGGCCCCGCATGCCCGACGCCGTGGATGAGTTCATCCATCTGGACGACGAGTTCCACCGTCTGATGTACTACTTCGGCGGGCGCAGCCACACCTGGCTGGCTATCCGCGGGCTGGTCTCCCACTACGACCGGCTGCGCTATCTCGATGCGCTGGATGGCGATTGCGATTACGACCGTGTGACCCGCCAGCACCGGGAATTTTGCGATTATCTGCTGATGGGCCTGCCGGACAACGTGCAGCCCGAGGTGAAGATCAGCGAGCATCTGACCAGCTTCAGGGGCAACCTGATGGACAAGATCGAGCGCTACCCGGGCTATTTTACCATCGACAACGTAAGTGTATAA
- the yiaK gene encoding 3-dehydro-L-gulonate 2-dehydrogenase — protein MSIRVPYETVKSTVTQAFLNLGLSQEKAEKCAEIHTESSLEGIESHGLNRVPRFAEYVQKGWVDINAEPELVGAKGAVENYDGHLGIGTLNATFCMDRAVALAKEHGIGCVALKNTTHWMRGGSYAWQAAQAGFIGISWTNTESCMPMWGSKVPGVGNNPFCIAIPRKSGPIVLDMAMSQYAYGKLGVYRLAGKQLPFPGGFDKDGNLTSDPGAIEASGRILPTGYWKGSGMAIALDLAAAAMANGKTGADLDREGQGSCTGCCQIFIAYDPYLFGEEEEIQAKFDDRVAAADATTPEKEGGHVTCPGERTAATRARNLAEGVVVDEQVWQQCLDLAAGKMDTKDIASTCILDNMKEDEKK, from the coding sequence ATGAGTATTCGCGTACCTTATGAAACTGTCAAATCTACCGTTACGCAGGCATTCCTGAATCTGGGCCTGAGCCAGGAGAAGGCTGAAAAGTGCGCTGAGATCCACACCGAGAGCAGTCTGGAAGGCATCGAGAGCCACGGCCTGAACCGTGTGCCCCGCTTTGCCGAGTATGTCCAGAAGGGCTGGGTCGACATCAATGCTGAGCCCGAGCTGGTCGGTGCAAAGGGCGCTGTTGAGAACTATGACGGCCACCTGGGCATTGGCACTCTGAACGCCACCTTCTGCATGGATCGCGCTGTGGCCCTGGCCAAAGAGCACGGCATCGGCTGTGTTGCCCTGAAGAACACCACCCACTGGATGCGCGGCGGTTCTTACGCCTGGCAGGCTGCCCAGGCCGGTTTCATCGGTATCAGCTGGACCAACACCGAGAGCTGCATGCCCATGTGGGGCTCCAAAGTCCCTGGCGTCGGCAACAACCCGTTCTGCATCGCCATCCCGCGTAAGAGCGGCCCCATCGTCCTGGATATGGCCATGAGCCAGTACGCTTACGGCAAGCTGGGCGTCTATCGTCTGGCCGGCAAGCAGCTGCCTTTCCCCGGCGGCTTCGATAAGGACGGCAACCTGACCAGCGATCCCGGCGCCATCGAGGCTTCCGGCCGCATCCTGCCCACCGGTTACTGGAAGGGCTCCGGCATGGCCATCGCCCTGGACCTGGCTGCCGCTGCTATGGCTAACGGCAAGACCGGCGCTGATCTGGACCGTGAGGGCCAGGGCAGCTGCACCGGCTGCTGCCAGATCTTCATCGCCTACGATCCGTACCTGTTCGGCGAGGAAGAGGAGATCCAGGCTAAGTTTGATGACCGCGTAGCCGCTGCTGATGCTACCACCCCGGAGAAAGAGGGCGGCCATGTCACCTGCCCGGGCGAGCGCACCGCTGCTACCCGTGCCCGCAACCTGGCTGAGGGTGTTGTTGTGGATGAGCAGGTCTGGCAGCAGTGCCTGGATCTGGCTGCCGGCAAGATGGACACCAAGGACATCGCCAGCACCTGCATCCTGGACAACATGAAGGAAGACGAGAAGAAGTAA
- a CDS encoding YhcH/YjgK/YiaL family protein, with amino-acid sequence MYFAPISQATKYNYLDDKFQAAYKWLAETDLDNTPAGSYPIYEGVTANVQEYTTFPASEGSFETHDKFFDIQYVISGKEQFGVCKREGLVLKEDHPENDLKFYEEPAMSGTVLLLPGDMIVVAPEDAHKPRCAAGEPEFVRKVVVKVKV; translated from the coding sequence ATGTATTTTGCACCGATTTCTCAGGCTACCAAGTACAACTATCTCGATGATAAATTCCAGGCTGCTTACAAGTGGCTGGCCGAGACCGACCTGGACAACACCCCCGCTGGCAGCTATCCCATCTACGAGGGCGTGACCGCTAACGTGCAGGAGTACACCACCTTCCCCGCAAGCGAAGGCTCCTTCGAGACTCACGATAAGTTCTTCGACATCCAGTATGTCATCTCCGGCAAAGAGCAGTTCGGCGTCTGCAAGCGCGAGGGCTTGGTCCTGAAAGAGGATCACCCCGAGAACGACCTGAAGTTCTACGAGGAGCCCGCTATGAGCGGCACCGTCCTGCTGCTGCCCGGCGATATGATCGTCGTTGCCCCCGAGGATGCTCACAAGCCCCGCTGCGCAGCTGGCGAGCCGGAGTTCGTCCGTAAGGTCGTTGTTAAGGTCAAGGTCTGA
- a CDS encoding zinc-binding alcohol dehydrogenase family protein: MKVIKLAEPWKISCVDIEKPVPKPGEALIKVVAAGICGSDIGAFRGTNGLVSYPRVIGHELAGIVESIPENNKNGIKVGDRVVVDPYLYCGHCYPCRIGRTNCCTDLKVLGVHVDGGMAEYYCHPADMLIKIPEGMSWEQAAMAEPLTISLHGIHRGGLQAGEYCAIIGAGPIGLVAGMVAQAYGAHAILLDLVQERLDFAKSLGIEYVINSGKEDPVERIKEITGGEMAHQVMECSGANPAIRQTFDLVSNAGRITLTGWPKKETSLPTDVITKKEIDIRGARTSAGEFEEALDLINSRKVDMMKILTKTVTMDEAPDTIVDIEKNPGNYMKVVVRVSNDD, encoded by the coding sequence ATGAAAGTAATCAAGTTGGCTGAGCCTTGGAAAATCTCTTGCGTTGACATTGAAAAGCCCGTGCCGAAACCCGGCGAGGCTTTGATCAAGGTGGTCGCCGCCGGCATCTGCGGCAGTGACATCGGTGCTTTCCGCGGCACCAATGGTCTGGTTTCTTATCCCCGCGTCATCGGCCACGAGCTGGCTGGCATTGTGGAATCCATCCCGGAGAACAACAAGAACGGCATCAAAGTCGGCGACCGTGTTGTAGTGGACCCGTACCTGTACTGCGGCCACTGCTATCCCTGCCGCATCGGCCGTACCAACTGCTGCACCGACCTGAAGGTTCTGGGTGTGCATGTAGACGGCGGCATGGCTGAGTACTACTGCCACCCCGCTGATATGCTCATCAAGATCCCCGAGGGCATGAGCTGGGAGCAGGCCGCTATGGCCGAACCCCTGACCATCAGCCTGCACGGCATCCATCGCGGCGGCCTGCAGGCCGGCGAGTACTGCGCCATCATCGGTGCAGGCCCCATCGGCCTGGTTGCCGGTATGGTTGCCCAGGCTTACGGTGCTCATGCCATCCTGCTCGACCTCGTGCAGGAGCGCCTGGACTTCGCCAAGAGCCTTGGCATCGAGTATGTCATCAACTCCGGCAAGGAAGATCCCGTTGAGCGCATCAAGGAAATCACCGGCGGCGAGATGGCGCATCAGGTCATGGAGTGCTCCGGCGCCAACCCTGCTATCCGCCAGACCTTCGACCTGGTCTCCAACGCAGGCCGCATCACCCTGACCGGCTGGCCCAAGAAGGAAACCAGCCTGCCCACCGATGTCATCACCAAGAAGGAAATCGACATCCGCGGTGCCCGCACCAGTGCTGGCGAATTTGAGGAGGCTCTGGACCTCATCAACAGCCGCAAGGTCGATATGATGAAGATTCTGACCAAGACTGTCACCATGGACGAGGCTCCCGATACCATCGTGGATATCGAGAAGAATCCCGGCAACTACATGAAGGTCGTCGTCCGCGTCAGCAATGACGACTAA
- a CDS encoding SDR family oxidoreductase, whose product MAYTYLITGATSDVGRTLIERLLHNAPADTLVLAQGCGDLAKMAELCRRYPGQLRTYDVDLSDRAKVDAFVEVLAADAPAPTHFIHLPALPVVNTKFKAFDQRRFDLDLEIEVHSAVRICKAVLPAMARAKFGRVLFIQTSYTIGCPPKNTAAYVMAKSAIGGLVKSLAVEYAKFGVTVNCVAPSMMETHFLKDTPDLIVQAAAEDNPMGRNATPADVVPAMAFLLSDEAGFITGVTLPVTGGSAIV is encoded by the coding sequence ATGGCATATACTTACCTGATCACCGGCGCCACCAGCGATGTGGGCCGCACGCTGATCGAGCGGCTGCTGCACAACGCCCCGGCCGACACGCTGGTTCTGGCCCAGGGATGCGGCGACCTGGCCAAAATGGCCGAGTTGTGCCGCAGGTATCCCGGCCAGCTGCGCACCTACGACGTAGATCTTTCCGACCGCGCCAAGGTGGACGCTTTTGTGGAGGTGCTGGCAGCGGACGCCCCGGCCCCGACCCACTTTATCCACCTGCCTGCTTTGCCGGTAGTCAACACCAAGTTCAAGGCTTTTGACCAGCGCCGGTTTGATCTGGATTTGGAGATCGAAGTCCACAGTGCCGTGCGCATCTGCAAAGCCGTGCTGCCTGCCATGGCCCGTGCCAAGTTTGGCCGTGTGCTGTTCATCCAGACCAGCTACACCATCGGCTGCCCGCCCAAAAACACCGCCGCTTATGTGATGGCCAAGAGCGCCATCGGCGGGCTGGTGAAGAGCCTGGCCGTGGAGTACGCCAAGTTCGGCGTCACGGTCAACTGCGTGGCCCCCAGCATGATGGAGACCCACTTCCTGAAGGACACCCCCGACCTCATCGTGCAGGCGGCTGCCGAGGACAACCCTATGGGCCGCAACGCCACCCCGGCCGACGTGGTGCCCGCTATGGCGTTCCTGCTCTCGGATGAGGCAGGCTTCATTACCGGCGTAACGCTGCCGGTGACGGGAGGTTCGGCCATTGTCTGA
- a CDS encoding MaoC family dehydratase, translated as MNHYTLAEMVPGLSEEFTVTVTAEMMDQFKAITGDVSPIHIDADYAKDRGFPGRVVYGMLGASFFSTLAGVYLPGEHCLLHGVECKFAKPIFIGDTLTVKGTVERVSEIGSEAEIKAVITNQDGKRVTRGIIKAGLAK; from the coding sequence ATGAATCACTATACCCTTGCCGAGATGGTGCCCGGTTTGAGTGAGGAATTCACCGTCACCGTCACCGCCGAAATGATGGATCAGTTCAAGGCCATTACCGGCGATGTCTCCCCCATCCACATCGATGCCGATTATGCCAAGGACCGCGGCTTTCCCGGCCGGGTGGTGTACGGCATGCTGGGGGCCAGCTTTTTTTCCACCCTAGCGGGCGTTTACCTGCCCGGCGAGCACTGCCTGCTGCATGGGGTCGAGTGCAAGTTTGCCAAGCCCATCTTCATCGGCGATACGCTGACCGTCAAGGGCACCGTGGAGCGTGTGAGCGAGATCGGCAGCGAGGCTGAGATCAAGGCTGTCATCACCAATCAGGACGGCAAGCGGGTCACCCGCGGCATCATCAAGGCCGGGCTTGCCAAGTAA
- a CDS encoding acyl carrier protein encodes MTEQEILAAVQDIFRDNFDDDTLEITRATCADDIEDWDSLEQINLLTAIEKKFNIKFKLSDVRGLKDVGDLLDLVARMV; translated from the coding sequence ATGACTGAACAGGAAATTTTGGCCGCTGTGCAGGATATTTTCCGCGATAATTTTGATGATGACACCCTGGAGATCACCCGCGCCACCTGCGCCGATGACATCGAGGATTGGGACAGCCTGGAGCAGATCAACCTGCTGACCGCTATCGAGAAGAAGTTCAACATCAAGTTCAAGCTCTCTGACGTGCGCGGTTTGAAGGACGTCGGTGATTTGCTGGATCTGGTTGCACGGATGGTGTAA
- a CDS encoding penicillin-binding protein encodes MLYALLYYEIKEAVPIEPKQPRHISTDGVKSTAGATGQPVPKKKKPKRKRHPVAAFFRFIGCLLCVCVMAASVGGVLLSMYIVQVTANDGDVLDLDNQKNKQTTIVYDKNSDEYATLTKGENRIWRELSAMPENLQHAVIAIEDKDFYNEPGINIKRTIGAALNEFTDHALYGSQQGASTLEQQLIKNLTGDNETDKMRKVREIFRALGLSNKYSKETVLEAYLNTIPLTGIVCGMEAGANEYFGKHVEDLTLSECAILASITKNPTKYNPFTNPEQLMKRRNHVLYEMYNQGYITEDEYNSATAETIKVVESKGGAENVTRTSNNSYFTDALYYELLNDLQEKANYTAEEASSLIFNGGLRVYSTVDPKVQSVIEEELYNADDAIPALWHEAPVALRDYPADSSSWDDVQYDEATGLPVTKDGYAVYGVEDIPVYEDDAETELKKGTSTDPNYPNDDTVYLCVYEKVRTEASAAILDYNGNILGIGGGIGEKQYDLGTNRATIPHQTGSTMKPIGAYCLALDYGLINYSSQILDAPFYSAADKEVLKEQYSYMDKYSAAAQSRSDIWRDWPTNYGGAGGQGNPMLVYDALRQSYNTVAVWVGNMVGVDYLYNFVHDTLECSYISAENDMDLAPLVLGGQSRGMTVVQLAGAYSIFNGGTFTSPHYYTEVEDYLGNTVLDNTKYINTTQAISPETAQIMNRMLANVLKTGGTASSIGVPQAGGMDAVAKTGTTSNNKDYTFAALTPYYVTALWWGFDRPEDMSQYSGGKYGTPIQKAWKNMMEELQADLPYKEFATSENVVERHFDTSTGAIISGGGAIGYYTEDNMPDSSYAASTDDPYAALAQAAAEGAQDGDTTTEPTE; translated from the coding sequence TTGCTGTACGCTTTGCTTTATTATGAGATTAAGGAGGCGGTTCCCATAGAACCCAAACAGCCGCGCCACATTTCAACCGATGGCGTAAAATCTACCGCAGGGGCCACCGGGCAGCCGGTACCCAAGAAAAAGAAACCGAAGCGTAAGCGCCACCCGGTGGCGGCGTTCTTCCGCTTTATCGGCTGCCTGCTTTGCGTCTGCGTCATGGCGGCCAGCGTAGGCGGCGTCCTGCTCTCGATGTACATCGTGCAGGTCACGGCAAACGATGGCGATGTCCTGGACCTGGATAACCAGAAAAACAAACAGACCACCATTGTCTACGACAAAAACAGCGACGAGTACGCCACCCTGACCAAGGGCGAGAACCGTATCTGGCGCGAGCTTTCCGCCATGCCGGAGAACCTCCAGCACGCGGTTATCGCTATCGAGGATAAGGACTTCTACAACGAGCCCGGCATCAATATCAAGCGTACCATCGGTGCCGCGCTGAACGAGTTTACCGACCATGCACTGTACGGCTCCCAGCAGGGTGCATCCACGCTGGAACAGCAGCTGATCAAAAACCTGACCGGCGATAATGAGACTGACAAGATGCGTAAGGTGCGTGAGATCTTCCGCGCCCTGGGTCTGTCCAACAAGTACAGCAAAGAGACCGTTCTGGAAGCCTACCTCAACACCATCCCGCTGACCGGTATCGTTTGCGGCATGGAGGCCGGCGCCAACGAGTACTTTGGCAAGCATGTCGAGGATCTGACCCTCTCTGAGTGCGCCATCCTCGCATCCATCACCAAGAACCCGACCAAGTACAACCCCTTCACCAACCCCGAACAGTTGATGAAGCGCCGCAACCACGTGCTGTATGAGATGTACAACCAGGGCTACATCACCGAGGATGAGTATAATTCCGCAACGGCGGAGACCATCAAGGTGGTGGAGAGCAAGGGCGGTGCCGAGAACGTGACCCGCACCTCCAACAACTCCTACTTCACCGATGCACTCTACTATGAGCTGCTCAACGACCTGCAGGAGAAGGCCAACTACACGGCCGAGGAAGCCAGCTCGCTGATCTTCAACGGCGGCCTGCGCGTCTACTCCACCGTCGATCCCAAGGTCCAGAGCGTCATCGAGGAAGAACTGTACAACGCCGATGACGCCATTCCGGCCCTCTGGCACGAAGCGCCGGTCGCCCTGCGCGACTACCCGGCGGATAGCAGCAGTTGGGACGATGTGCAGTACGACGAAGCCACCGGCCTGCCCGTCACCAAGGACGGCTACGCTGTCTACGGCGTCGAGGACATCCCCGTCTACGAGGATGATGCCGAGACTGAACTGAAGAAGGGCACCTCCACCGACCCGAACTATCCCAACGATGACACCGTCTACCTCTGCGTGTACGAGAAAGTCCGCACCGAGGCTTCGGCTGCGATCCTGGACTATAACGGCAACATCCTGGGCATCGGCGGCGGCATTGGCGAAAAGCAGTACGACCTGGGCACCAACCGCGCCACGATCCCGCACCAGACCGGTTCTACCATGAAGCCCATCGGCGCCTACTGCCTGGCGCTGGATTACGGCCTGATCAACTACTCTTCCCAGATTCTGGACGCGCCGTTCTATTCGGCTGCTGATAAGGAAGTGCTGAAAGAGCAGTACTCTTATATGGACAAGTACTCCGCTGCAGCCCAGTCCCGCAGCGACATCTGGCGCGATTGGCCCACCAACTACGGCGGTGCCGGCGGCCAGGGCAACCCCATGCTGGTGTATGACGCCCTGCGTCAGTCCTACAACACGGTGGCTGTCTGGGTCGGCAACATGGTCGGCGTGGATTACCTGTACAACTTCGTGCATGATACGCTGGAATGCAGCTATATCAGCGCCGAAAACGATATGGACCTGGCACCTCTGGTGCTGGGCGGCCAGAGCCGCGGCATGACCGTGGTGCAGCTGGCCGGTGCCTACTCCATCTTCAACGGTGGTACCTTCACCAGCCCGCACTACTATACCGAAGTGGAAGATTACCTGGGCAACACGGTGCTGGATAACACCAAGTATATCAACACCACCCAGGCTATCAGCCCCGAGACCGCGCAGATCATGAACCGTATGCTGGCCAACGTCCTGAAGACCGGCGGTACGGCTTCCAGCATCGGCGTGCCCCAGGCAGGCGGTATGGACGCGGTCGCCAAGACCGGTACTACCAGCAACAACAAGGATTACACCTTCGCTGCCCTGACCCCCTACTACGTCACGGCCCTGTGGTGGGGCTTTGACCGCCCGGAGGATATGTCCCAGTACAGCGGCGGTAAATACGGTACGCCCATCCAGAAAGCCTGGAAGAACATGATGGAAGAGCTGCAGGCAGACCTGCCCTACAAGGAGTTTGCCACCAGCGAAAACGTTGTGGAACGTCACTTCGACACCTCCACGGGCGCCATCATCTCCGGCGGCGGTGCCATTGGCTACTATACCGAGGATAACATGCCTGACAGCAGCTATGCAGCTTCGACGGATGACCCCTATGCCGCCCTGGCCCAGGCCGCTGCCGAGGGTGCCCAGGATGGCGACACCACCACCGAACCCACCGAGTAA
- a CDS encoding amino acid-binding protein: MPERRFLLVDADVLPEVFGKVLQAKELLASGAVPNISAAARQAGISRSAFYKYKDTVFDAETGRETITVVATLLDKTGALQGLLSGISAAGASIVTITQSRPENGAAQVEVTVRTGTMQMTVDEMLTRLSRQPCVVEIHRGA, from the coding sequence ATGCCTGAACGTCGTTTCCTATTGGTCGATGCAGATGTTCTGCCGGAAGTTTTCGGTAAGGTATTGCAGGCCAAAGAGCTTTTAGCCTCGGGGGCAGTGCCCAACATTTCGGCAGCTGCCCGCCAGGCTGGTATTTCCCGCAGTGCTTTCTATAAATATAAGGATACCGTCTTTGATGCCGAGACCGGCCGCGAGACCATCACCGTGGTGGCCACGCTGCTGGATAAGACGGGCGCCCTGCAGGGGCTGCTGTCCGGCATTTCGGCGGCAGGTGCATCCATCGTGACCATCACCCAGTCCCGCCCGGAGAACGGCGCGGCCCAGGTGGAAGTTACCGTGCGCACCGGCACCATGCAGATGACGGTGGACGAGATGCTGACCCGCCTGTCCCGCCAGCCCTGCGTGGTGGAGATCCACCGCGGCGCATAA
- a CDS encoding homoserine dehydrogenase yields the protein MAKIAIMGFGTVGSGVLEVCRRNAASIARRAGEPVEVKYILDVRDFSSSPDAALFTNSIDTILADPEVKVVVETIGGTRFAYPYVRQCLESGRSVCTSNKEMVATYGAELLALAKEHNVAFLFEASVGGGTPIITPMHQCLAANHISQIQGIVNGTTNFMLTKMKRENMGFDEALKIAQQLGYAETKDPGDDVDGRDACRKIAILASLACGHHVYPDNIPARGIRDITVADIQAAEKLDSAIKLIAWYNEGENGQMAAGVEPMLVSNANQLADVDDVFNAVLMKGDMLGDVVFYGKGAGKLPTASAVVADVIDALKEGAHIHDSLFWKPAPKLEGQLKDEAVYPWYIRVSGVSAALLPNVAGAGHTVFEADGQAAYLIDAATAAQIEEISKKIEVLGGKVELAMKKLAE from the coding sequence ATGGCTAAAATTGCAATTATGGGCTTTGGTACCGTCGGCAGCGGCGTGCTGGAAGTCTGCCGCCGCAATGCGGCCTCCATCGCCCGCCGCGCTGGCGAGCCGGTGGAGGTCAAATACATCCTGGACGTCCGCGATTTCTCTTCCTCGCCGGACGCCGCCCTGTTTACCAACTCTATCGATACCATCCTCGCTGACCCCGAGGTCAAGGTCGTGGTGGAGACCATCGGCGGCACCAGGTTTGCCTACCCGTATGTCCGCCAGTGCCTGGAAAGCGGCCGCAGTGTCTGCACCTCCAACAAGGAGATGGTCGCTACCTACGGTGCCGAACTGCTGGCCCTGGCCAAGGAGCATAACGTGGCCTTCCTGTTCGAGGCCAGCGTTGGCGGCGGCACGCCTATCATTACTCCGATGCACCAATGCCTGGCCGCCAACCATATCAGCCAGATCCAGGGCATCGTCAATGGCACCACCAACTTTATGCTGACCAAGATGAAGCGCGAGAACATGGGCTTTGATGAGGCCCTCAAGATCGCCCAGCAGCTTGGCTATGCCGAGACGAAGGACCCCGGCGACGACGTGGACGGCCGTGACGCCTGCCGCAAGATCGCCATCCTGGCCAGCCTGGCCTGCGGTCATCATGTTTACCCCGATAACATCCCGGCCCGCGGCATCCGTGACATCACGGTGGCCGACATCCAGGCCGCCGAAAAGCTGGATTCCGCCATCAAGCTGATCGCCTGGTATAACGAGGGCGAGAACGGCCAGATGGCCGCCGGTGTGGAGCCGATGCTGGTTTCCAATGCCAACCAGCTGGCCGACGTGGACGATGTGTTCAACGCCGTGCTGATGAAAGGCGATATGCTGGGCGATGTCGTGTTCTACGGCAAGGGTGCAGGCAAGCTGCCCACTGCCAGCGCCGTGGTGGCCGACGTCATCGACGCCCTGAAAGAGGGCGCACACATTCACGACAGCCTGTTCTGGAAACCGGCCCCCAAACTGGAAGGCCAGCTGAAGGACGAGGCCGTCTACCCCTGGTATATCCGCGTCAGCGGTGTGTCCGCCGCCCTGCTGCCCAATGTAGCCGGTGCGGGCCACACGGTGTTTGAGGCCGATGGTCAGGCCGCGTACCTGATCGATGCCGCCACCGCCGCCCAGATCGAGGAGATCAGCAAAAAGATCGAAGTCCTCGGCGGCAAGGTGGAACTGGCGATGAAGAAGCTGGCTGAATAA
- the thrB gene encoding homoserine kinase, which produces MITVTVPATSANVGAGFDSLGLAVSMYNVFTFEEADRIQITSVDGTHIPTGSNNLVYRSARVVYDQLGIPVKGLRITQKNTIPMARGLGSSSACIVAGILGANALLGNKLTRRQMLTLATSIEGHPDNVAPAMLGGFVTSVIDEGQVYSVKKEIDTELAFAAFVPDFRLLTSKARAALPAMVSHKDAVYNLSRAALATAAFCDGNYALLDVATKDVLHQQYRLPLITGGDEVFELAQDLGALAVYISGAGPTIMAVVHKDDTEFFDRAEAALAADGPLHHFTVHRLLADNVGAVVS; this is translated from the coding sequence ATGATCACTGTTACCGTCCCGGCCACCAGCGCCAATGTGGGCGCAGGCTTTGACTCGCTGGGCCTTGCAGTTTCGATGTACAACGTTTTTACTTTTGAGGAAGCCGACCGCATCCAGATCACTTCGGTGGATGGCACCCACATCCCGACCGGCTCCAACAACCTGGTGTACCGCTCGGCCCGTGTGGTGTACGACCAGCTGGGTATCCCGGTGAAGGGGCTGCGCATCACCCAGAAGAACACCATCCCGATGGCCCGTGGACTGGGCTCCAGCTCCGCCTGCATCGTGGCCGGCATCCTGGGTGCCAACGCCCTGCTGGGCAACAAGCTGACCCGCCGTCAAATGTTGACGCTGGCTACCTCGATTGAAGGCCATCCCGACAACGTGGCCCCGGCCATGCTGGGCGGCTTCGTCACCAGTGTGATCGATGAAGGCCAGGTCTACAGCGTGAAAAAAGAAATCGACACCGAGCTGGCTTTTGCTGCCTTCGTGCCGGACTTCCGCCTGCTGACGTCCAAGGCCCGCGCTGCCCTGCCCGCCATGGTCAGCCATAAGGACGCGGTCTACAACCTGTCCCGCGCTGCGCTGGCCACCGCCGCTTTCTGCGATGGCAACTATGCGCTGCTGGACGTGGCTACCAAGGATGTGCTGCACCAGCAGTACCGCCTGCCGCTCATCACCGGCGGCGATGAGGTGTTTGAGTTGGCCCAGGATCTGGGCGCACTGGCTGTCTATATTTCGGGCGCCGGGCCTACCATCATGGCCGTTGTGCATAAAGATGATACAGAGTTCTTTGACCGTGCCGAGGCGGCACTGGCGGCGGATGGCCCGCTGCATCACTTTACGGTTCATCGGCTGCTGGCCGATAACGTCGGCGCAGTGGTAAGCTGA